A window of Rhododendron vialii isolate Sample 1 chromosome 11a, ASM3025357v1 contains these coding sequences:
- the LOC131307389 gene encoding homeobox-leucine zipper protein HDG11-like, protein MAERGGFMSADENEISNSPRRRRRLASSQTLRLEAYFEECQHPNERQRLQLGRELGLTPTQIKFWFQNKRTLVKAQYERLEGNALRAENNRLKCENLAFGDALKVKSLCTPCKGLPFSKEKNHSILEDLWTENAILNKKYEKLSKLVVNMGISGSKVHSPGSGPSRDASIGGFPGPRMGMLSLDHNICSRNFRHPNFLCDLKEMKESDKLGMFQTVVNAVNEVVSLLSIEPLWIKDPTDGRYVIHRDNYGKSFPRINHLKGSRPQFESSKDEGIVRMHGSQLVGILMDSAKRANFFPTIITKGKTIQELDAQSGNLNGSLQLVHEQLHVLSPLVAPREFYLLRYCEQFNEGEWIIVNVSHDFFNESQQSSPFRSWRLPSGCFIKDLSNGCSKVTWVEHVQVDEKALTHPLYRDLIFHGLAYGAERCLLTLQRMCERFAFGMGRTAVSQETGVSTPEGRRSIMNLTHRMVKYLCANLTMKRKLEIPQLAELNSGGIRFSSRKSTGLGQPSGLIVSAATSLRLPLPYQALFDFLSNTEMRSQWDAMSNGNPFQESARISYGDHPGNHISIIQPFFPCEGNMLVLQESCVDPLGAMIVYAPIDIQSVQMAVSGADSSGIPILPSGFIISSDGHPHTGANGASSSTSTANPMSSGSLLTVAFQILTGGDMQLVTGLNALVSSTIQNITSALNCTSLK, encoded by the exons ATGGCTGAAAGGGGTGGATTCATGTCTGCTgatgagaatgaaatctcaaaTTCTCCAAGAAGAAGGCGGCGACTTGCATCTTCCCAGACTCTAAGGCTTGAAGC GTATTTTGAGGAATGCCAACATCCAAATGAAAGGCAACGACTTCAACTGGGAAGGGAACTGGGACTCACACCTACACAGATCAAGTTCTGGTTTCAGAATAAGAGAACTCTAGTGAAG GCACAATATGAGAGGCTTGAAGGCAATGCTCTTCGGGCAGAGAACAATAGGCTCAAGTGTGAGAACCTTGCCTTTGGAGATGCACTGAAGGTGAAGTCCTTATGCACACCGTGCAAGGGTTTGCCCTTtagcaaagaaaagaatcaTTCAATTCTGGAGGACCTTTGGACAGAAAATGCCATACTAAACAAAAAG TATGAAAAACTCAGCAAACTTGTTGTCAATATGGGCATTTCGGGTTCAAAAGTCCACTCACCCGGCTCTGGACCTTCACGGGATGCATCGATAGGAGGTTTCCCGGGACCAAGGATGGGAATGCTTTCACTTGATCACAATATTTGCTCCAGAAACTTTAGACATCCCAACTTTTTGTGCGACTTGAAGGAGATGAAAGAATCTGACAAATTAGGAATGTTTCAAACTGTTGTCAATGCTGTTAATGAAGTGGTTAGCCTTTTGTCCATTGAGCCTCTATGGATTAAGGACCCTACTGATGGGAGATATGTGATTCACCGTGACAACTATGGAAAGTCCTTTCCAAGGATTAATCACCTAAAAGGTTCACGTCCTCAATTCGAGTCATCAAAGGATGAGGGCATTGTAAGAATGCATGGATCACAATTGGTTGGCATATTAATGGACTCG GCTAAAAGAGCGAATTTTTTCCCTACAATCATCACAAAAGGAAAGACAATTCAAGAACTTGACGCTCAATCAGGAAACCTGAATGGTTCATTACAACTG GTACATGAACAACTGCATGTACTCTCACCTCTGGTGGCACCTCGAGAATTCTACTTGCTTCGTTACTGTGAGCAATTCAATGAAGGTGAATGGATAATAGTAAATGTATCGCATGACTTCTTCAATGAGAGCCAACAATCTTCCCCTTTCCGCTCTTGGAGGCTGCCTTCCGGATGCTTTATCAAAGATTTGTCAAATGGGTGTTCCAAG GTTACTTGGGTGGAACATGTTCAAGTTGACGAAAAGGCCCTGACTCATCCTCTTTATAGGGATTTGATTTTCCATGGTTTAGCATATGGAGCAGAGCGATGTCTTCTCACTCTTCAGAGaatgtgtgaaagatttgcaTTTGGGATGGGCAGAACTGCTGTCAGTCAAGAAACTG GGGTAAGTACACCTGAAGGTAGGAGAAGCATAATGAACCTGACACATAGGATGGTCAAGTACTTGTGTGCAAATTTAACCATGAAACGCAAACTGGAAATCCCTCAGCTAGCCGAACTGAATAGTGGTGGAATTCGATTCTCCAGTCGCAAGAGCACAGGACTAGGTCAACCCAGTGGCTTGATTGTCAGTGCTGCTACCTCCCTTCGGCTCCCACTGCCGTATCAAGCTTTGTTTGATTTCCTTAGTAACACAGAGATGCGATCCCAG TGGGATGCAATGTCTAATGGAAACCCATTCCAAGAGAGTGCAAGAATCTCCTATGGAGATCATCCAGGAAACCACATATCCATCATCCAG CCTTTCTTTCCTTGTGAGGGCAATATGCTGGTGCTTCAGGAGAGCTGTGTCGATCCCCTGGGAGCAATGATTGTCTATGCTCCCATTGACATACAATCTGTACAAATGGCAGTAAGTGGTGCAGACTCCTCCGGCATACCTATTCTTCCATCAGGGTTCATAATCTCCAGTGATGGCCATCCTCACACGGGGGCTAATGGAGCTTCAAGCAGCACTTCTACTGCAAACCCCATGTCCAGTGGTTCACTTCTCACAGTGGCTTTCCAGATTTTAACAGGTGGTGATATGCAGTTGGTGACTGGTCTCAATGCTCTCGTGAGCTCAACTATCCAGAATATTACCTCTGCTTTGAACTGCACCAGCTTGAAGTGA